A genome region from Pseudomonas anguilliseptica includes the following:
- the rmf gene encoding ribosome modulation factor — protein sequence MACADLNTEDDQHWSLESLNKAYQQGYMAGLTGQTNAPRRLAADVLIAAWEAGWDDGHEQFELHKRYSA from the coding sequence ATGGCCTGCGCCGACCTCAACACGGAAGATGACCAGCACTGGAGCCTGGAAAGCCTCAACAAGGCTTACCAACAGGGCTACATGGCAGGGCTGACCGGACAGACCAACGCCCCGCGCAGACTCGCTGCCGATGTGCTGATCGCCGCCTGGGAAGCCGGCTGGGACGACGGCCACGAGCAATTCGAGCTGCACAAACGCTACAGCGCCTGA